The sequence below is a genomic window from Phycodurus eques isolate BA_2022a chromosome 6, UOR_Pequ_1.1, whole genome shotgun sequence.
CTATTCTTCATTATCCAATGCTCGAGAGGAGCCCAACTCACCATAATTGTGTAAGTAAGTCAATTAAATATTATCCCGTGACAGCCGGCCGGGTCAATAATAACAGAAGTTCGTTCTCGAGtcaattattacattattattatcattattggtTCAAAGCACATGTAGGTTAACAACAGCTCAAACCAGCAATATTGTTCTTGTAATGTATAATTGCAGCAACTGGCAACTCATTTATTCTTAAAATAGGTTACTTGCCAAATTGCGGCCATACGTCTGCGAAACGAGAGCGTTCTCAATGTGTCACCGCGATCTCCATAACTGTCCATTAACTCGGGCTGCAAGACTTTCCTGTTTTATTTGTGCCTCGCTCCACATTTGCCAGTCGCACTTTCACGATGAAGTTCGATGACGTGTTACCAGAAGTGAACGGCTTCGGGCCGTTCCAGTTTAGGCTGATGCTCGCGTTGATGATTCCTCGTCTGATTTTGCCCTTTCAATTTCTGCTGAATAATTTCATCGCATTTATTCCTTCTCACCACTGCAACGTCAGTGCTTTAGATGATGGGGGACTTTTTAGGGGTCTCTCCAGTGAGGAAAGGCTCATTGTTAGTATTCCAGTCCAGGACGACGGGAGTCTGAGTTCTTGTCAGATGTTTGCAGAGCCTCAATATCATCTGTTGCTGAACTCCTCCAATACTGCAGCGCTACCTACAGTTCTTTGTCAGAATGGATGGGTGTTTGATGCATCCACCATGAAGTCTACTCTGGCCACTGAGGTGAGTTGGAACTGAATTTCCCTATAAAGAATCAGAACAATCTTTAATTTCCCAACAATTGGCTTTGCAGTGGGATCTGGTTTGTGAGCGAAAGAGAGTCAACAAAACCACAGCCACTATCTTCTTCCTTGGCGTCATGCTTGGAGCAGCGGTGCTTGGCTATCTCAGTGACCGGTACTCGTGATTTATGTACACGCATATTTGTTTGCGCTAAGAAATGCATGCGTTCATAGTTTATTGCTGGagcatattcatcttttgaggtAGTTCCTTCCTGATCTCTTACAGCTATCAATATGAATGCAAGATTATAGATTCCAAAAGTCCAGAAATGTTAGCAGTGATAGACACTAGACATTGTTTTAGTATCTcttttaattcctttttttttttttctggcagatTTGGTAGGAAATCAATGCTCTTGGTGTCCTATCTGATCACCGCGATCTTCGGATTTGGAAGTGCTCTGTCATCTAATTACGCCATGTTTGCAGTCATGAGGTTCTTTGCCGGTTTTGGAAGTTCTGGAGTCAGCGTAATCAGCGTGGTTCTGTGTGAGTTTAAGCTTCAATGTTTGGATTCGTACTTCTGGGGGCATTAAAGTTAAGTATGAATAATTATCTCTTGAGTATTTGCCTCACGTTAATCTTAGCCTAAGTGATTCCCAACAACTGTGTCGTGGCACATTAGTATGCTGTTAGGTGGACTGctgaaaattatccaattttactCAGTTGGTCTGAAAATGCAggtcagagaatggatggatggatggtctgaaaataattatttattccCCATAATCCTGTTGCCAtccatacaacaaaataaatcatggcTTCTTGTGACGGTATCAGCTTTgagttcaactaaacaggcccacatttcacacGTAAGTATGTAAATTATAAGTATGCATGTACATTTGAGAGTAAACTAAGACGAGATGTTCATTATTGCAGCACATAgactttttgtttggtggtgtcccgtgagatttttcaaatgtcaaaaaaacccaaaaaaaaaccaaacatgaCTCAATAAAGACCGGGAAACACTGACTAAACTTGACTTTCCACCAACCTAGAAATCATCCTTTTCTCGGTCCTGAACAAGATTGCGATGTGACCAGAATGTTCTCTAACTGATGCAGTCATGATCTCTCATCGTAGGTATCGAATGGGCGGACATCAAGCGTCGGTCTTCTGTGTTAATTTTACTAAGCATGGACTGGAGTTTGGGCAGTTCGCTGCTAGGTGCGCTGGCCTATTTAGTGAATGACTGGAGGTACTTGATAGCCGCCTCATCCAGCCCGCTTTTGCCGGGAATCATTTATTGGTGGTAAGAAAAAAGAATCAAGTGATTTTGTTTGAAGAAACCTTCTTACAATCACGGCTAAAGCAGCTGTACCGTTTTAAAACATGCATATATGATGTGTTATTTGTCTATATAGGTGGCTACCTGAGTCTTCCAGATGGCTGATAAGCCAAGGGAAGGTTAACCGTGCTTATTTTTACCTAAACAAGTGTGCAAAGGTAAACCGGAGAGAGCAGTTCATGAATGACCTAAAACCTGAGGTGCAAACACTTGTCGGTGAATTTGTCAACA
It includes:
- the LOC133403600 gene encoding solute carrier family 22 member 7-like, translated to MKFDDVLPEVNGFGPFQFRLMLALMIPRLILPFQFLLNNFIAFIPSHHCNVSALDDGGLFRGLSSEERLIVSIPVQDDGSLSSCQMFAEPQYHLLLNSSNTAALPTVLCQNGWVFDASTMKSTLATEWDLVCERKRVNKTTATIFFLGVMLGAAVLGYLSDRFGRKSMLLVSYLITAIFGFGSALSSNYAMFAVMRFFAGFGSSGVSVISVVLCIEWADIKRRSSVLILLSMDWSLGSSLLGALAYLVNDWRYLIAASSSPLLPGIIYWWWLPESSRWLISQGKVNRAYFYLNKCAKVNRREQFMNDLKPEGLSKIIVVEKEKRKYSVLDLLRTPRMRRLTVISGAVWFGVASSYYGISLNVAGFGVNIYVTQLIYGFCEIPAKVFCFFSLNKLGRKFNQIGGLLLTGLCLFCNMLIPPDMAACRTAVAALGKMFSEGAFTVLYLYTTELYPTVLRQNGFGCCSFLGRLGVAVSPLVALLEEVWVGLPRLTFSIMALGAGLLTMLLPETNNAHLPETIEDVERAKSSESTSNKDSPP